CGTTATTATCAGTGCCACATATGGCCCCAGGGCCCGGCTGATATCGGGAAGAAAGACCTTCAGCACGAGATCTACCGCAATGACAAGGCTGGAGATGATGAACATGTAAGCTATCATCCTCACCCTGTCGGGGATCAGGTGTTTTATCGATGATATTATGATCGAATTGACGAGGAGGACCACTGTCACCGAGAGGCTCATCACGAGGGCATTGAGCATGAGGTTCGTCACTGCGAGGGCCGAACACAGCCCGAGGATCATTCCGAATATCGGATTGTTATGCCATAGTCCCTCGATGAAGACGTTCCAGTCCTTCGACTTGAAAAGCCTGTACCCTTTTTTCGGGACTTTCAATCCGCTGGTCTCGGCCATCGGTCCTACTCCTCTCCTTCACCCTTGCCGAATGCCTTGTCCATCTCGATCACTCCCCTGTTGATTATCTTCTCAACAGACCTCGAAGTCACACTTGCGCCGGTTATCGCGTCGACCTCGTTCGGTCGTGAGGCAAACTTTACTACCTTCAACTCCGGCCTGACCTCCACCCCCCTGAAGCGCTCCAGAAACTCTATCTCCGTTATCCTGCCACCCAGTCCTGGAGTCTCGGCCTGGGATATCACTCTCAGTCCGTACATCTTTTCGAACCCCGGAGAAAAAGCGAGAAGAAGCTCTATCTGGCTCCAGAGCCCAGCCCCGATCGTCTTGAATACGACAGCTCCTTTTTCAACAGTCCTGGATATGTAATAGACGGTGCTTCCGACTGTCCGTATTTCGAAATTCTCAAGAAAGACCTTCTCTATGTCGTCCTCAGCGGCTTCAATGCCGAACAATTCGAGGATCGTACCATACAACCTCACATTGAAAACGGTCGAGGCCTTCTCATATCCGAGCTGGGCCCCCGCGAGAAGAAGCGTGCAGAGTGTAGAGGTAATAACGAGAAAGAGGATGATCTTGACATTCTTCATTGACAGCACCCCTTCACTGTCGTCCCGTTTTTCGTATTATTGTCATCATCCGGCCTGCCGTACTTTGCCTTGATAAAACCCTCATCTATGATCGGAGAGAATACATTAGCGAAAATCACGGCAAAAAACACTCCGCAGGGGAATGTGGAAAAACTTCTTATAAGGAATGCTATGATCCCGGCCAGCAGCGCCGTAACGTACCTGCCGCCTTTTGTCCGGGGCGCGGTCCTTCTATCGGGAAAGACGAAGAATCCGGCAAGCAGCAGGTTGCCGGTCAGGACCATGTATGGATCTCCAAAGACTCCAGGCATGATCCACTCACCAGAAAAAGACAGGCCTGTTACCGTCCCGAGAAATATCAGCGATGACCTCACATCTACGGCTTTGAAAAGATATAACAGAAGACCGCAACCGATCACCAGTAATGGCACAGCCATCCCGGGCGTCTGCGGGACGTTTCCGTACAGGAGGTCAGTCAGTGTCACTGAACGTTGCGCCTCGAGAAAAATAATAGGGTGATCGATTGTCAGTACAGATGCCGCATACCTGGAATAGCCGGTTATCACATCTGGAAAAGGCAGCGACCATCCAAAGCCGAAAGCCCTCGAATAGCTGAGTGCCGCGAAAGTCCAGCCAAGAGCAACGGGCGA
The window above is part of the Candidatus Latescibacterota bacterium genome. Proteins encoded here:
- a CDS encoding RnfABCDGE type electron transport complex subunit D gives rise to the protein MRLGGYKKHPARNDIVIALVCLPLYFAAVGRYGLRVLIALAVSIAVGLLTEVIASKIRKKELLGTGFVSWILIPLVLPPVFPLWMLAASVFFGTVIGVAFFGGYGNHLASPVALGWTFAALSYSRAFGFGWSLPFPDVITGYSRYAASVLTIDHPIIFLEAQRSVTLTDLLYGNVPQTPGMAVPLLVIGCGLLLYLFKAVDVRSSLIFLGTVTGLSFSGEWIMPGVFGDPYMVLTGNLLLAGFFVFPDRRTAPRTKGGRYVTALLAGIIAFLIRSFSTFPCGVFFAVIFANVFSPIIDEGFIKAKYGRPDDDNNTKNGTTVKGCCQ
- a CDS encoding FMN-binding protein; amino-acid sequence: MKNVKIILFLVITSTLCTLLLAGAQLGYEKASTVFNVRLYGTILELFGIEAAEDDIEKVFLENFEIRTVGSTVYYISRTVEKGAVVFKTIGAGLWSQIELLLAFSPGFEKMYGLRVISQAETPGLGGRITEIEFLERFRGVEVRPELKVVKFASRPNEVDAITGASVTSRSVEKIINRGVIEMDKAFGKGEGEE